One part of the Rutidosis leptorrhynchoides isolate AG116_Rl617_1_P2 chromosome 1, CSIRO_AGI_Rlap_v1, whole genome shotgun sequence genome encodes these proteins:
- the LOC139901217 gene encoding uncharacterized protein gives MIDQPIKHILRNPESSGRLEKWAIELGEYEINFSPRHTFKGQILADFLLETTEKVDYPQNVKASNHVWELHTDGASSEEGVGAGLVLTSPEGEEHTYALSFCFYASNNEAEYEALLSGLCIASEMGIKHSRAFVDSQIIAQQVNGGFEAKDVSMKQYLQLVEKISKKFETLEVVQIPRKQNKKSDVLSKLATLTFDNLHKKVLVEVLKDKSVDEKVVVATVEEREPCWITPYVKYLQDGILPTDTMEAIRIRVSAPLYFLENGILYRKSFSGPNLRCLTPHQAIDVVKEMHEGLCAQHSGYRTIVGRIMRQGYYWQSIYKDTADVIKTCDACQRHGTIQRLPKYDLISVSSAWPFCKWAIDIVGPFPRSVENAKFLVVAIDFFSKWVEVKVLAKITGENIKKFVWNDIVCRYGLPNEIVSDNGKQFADNPFRSWCEELNIKQTFTSVAHPQANGQVEVTNKEIVDGIKARLGLSQTKWVDEVPYVL, from the coding sequence ATGATAGACCAACCGATAAAACATATTTTGAGAAATCCAGAGTCATCAGGACGACTAGAAAAATGGGCAATTGAATTGGGAgaatatgaaataaatttttcgCCTCGACATACATTCAAAggtcaaattttggcagattttttATTAGAAACAACAGAAAAGGTCGATTATCCGCAAAACGTTAAAGCTAGCAATCATGTTTGGGAGTtgcatactgatggtgcatcaagtGAGGAAGGTGTTGGTGCAGGGTTAGTACTTACTAGTCCAGAAGGTGAAGAACATACATATGCATTGAGTTTTTGTTTCTATGCATCtaacaatgaagcagaatatgaagcattgctttcCGGCCTCTGCATAGCGTCAGAAATGGGAATAAAACATTCGCGTGCATTTGTTGATTCTCAAATTATAGCACAGCAGGTTAATGGAGGGTTTGAAGCTAAAGATGTCTCTATGAAACAGTATTTGCAATTAGTTGAGAAAATATCAAAAAAATTTGAGACCTTAGAGGTCGTGCAGATACCAAGAAAACAAAACAAGAAGTCAGATGTTTTGAGCAAATTAGCAACATTAACATTTGATAATTTGCACAAGAAAGTTTTGGTGGAGGTCTTAAAAGATAAATCGGTTGATGAAAAGGTAGTGGTTGCAACAGTTGAAGAAAGGGAACCATGTTGGATAACCCCCTATGTGAAATATTTGCAGGACGGAATACTGCCAACAGATACCATGGAAGCAATACGGATAAGAGTTAGTGCCCCACTTTACTTTCTGGAAAACGGAATACTTTATAGAAAATCCTTCAGTGGACCAAATTTAAGGTGTTTAACACCACATCAAGCAATTGATGTAGTCAAGGAAATGCATGAGGGATTATGTGCACAACATTCCGGTTATAGAACTATAGTTGGAAGGATTATGCGACAAGGGTATTATTGGCAGTCGATTTACAAAGATACAGCAGACGTAATTAAGACATGTGATGCCTGCCAGCGGCATGGAACCATACAACGCTTACCCAAGTATGATTTAATTTCAGTATCCTCGGCATGGCCATTttgtaaatgggcaattgacatagtaggCCCCTTTCCAAGAAGTGTAGAAAATGCAAAATTCTTGGTTGTTGCAATTGATTTCTTCAGTAAGTGGGTTGAAGTGAAGGTATTGGCAAAAATAACTGGGGAGAATATAAAGAAATTCGTGTGGAACGATATTGTGTGCAGATATGGATTACCAAATGAAATTGTCAGTGACAACGGAAAACAGTTTGCAGATAACCCCTTCagaagttggtgtgaagagctaaaCATCAAACAAACATTTACCTCAGTTGCTCACCCACAGGCCAATGGGCAGGTTGAGGTAACAAACAAAGAAATTGTAGACGGCATAAAGGCTAGGTTGGGTTTGAGTCAGACTAAGTGGGTAGATGAAGTGCCATATGTATTATGA